A portion of the Lolium rigidum isolate FL_2022 chromosome 1, APGP_CSIRO_Lrig_0.1, whole genome shotgun sequence genome contains these proteins:
- the LOC124685167 gene encoding 14-3-3-like protein GF14-A, whose product MAAAAAGTREEMVYMAKLAEQAERYEEMVEFMEKVVAAAGTGELTVEERNLLSVAYKNVIGARRASWRIVSSIEQKEEGRGAAGHASAARSYRARVEAELSNICAGILRLLDERLVPAAVAVDAKVFYLKMKGDYHRYLAEFKSAAERKEAADSTLGAYQAAQDIAMKELPPTHPIRLGLALNFSVFYYEILNSPDRACSLAKQAFDEAIAELDSLGEDSYKDSTLIMQLLRDNLTLWTSDMQDDAGDEMRDASKPEDEN is encoded by the exons atggcggcggcggcagcgggaacCAGGGAGGAGATGGTGTACATGGCCAAGCTGGCCGAGCAGGCGGAGCGGTACGAGGAGATGGTGGAGTTCATGGAGAAGGTCgtggccgccgccggcaccggcgaGCTCACCGTCGAGGAGAGGAACCTGCTCTCCGTCGCCTACAAGAACGTCATCGGCGCCCGCCGCGCCTCCTGGCGCATCGTCTCCTCCATCGAGCAGAAGGAGGAAGGCCGCGGCGCCGCGGGCCACGCCTCCGCCGCGCGCAGCTACCGCGCGCGCGTCGAGGCCGAGCTCTCCAACATCTGCGCCGGgatcctccgcctcctcgacgaGCGCCTCGTCCCCGCAGCCGTCGCCGTCGACGCCAAGGTCTTCTACCTCAAGATGAAGGGCGACTACCACCGCTACCTCGCCGAGTTCAAGTCCGCCGCCGAGCGCAAGGAGGCCGCCGACTCCACCCTCGGCGCCTACCAGGCCGCTCAG GACATAGCTATGAAGGAGCTGCCCCCGACCCATCCCATCAGGCTGGGCCTCGCGCTCAACTTCTCCGTCTTCTACTACGAGATCCTCAACTCGCCTGACCGCGCTTGCTCGCTCGCCAAGCAG GCCTTCGATGAAGCCATTGCCGAGCTGGACTCCCTTGGGGAAGATTCCTACAAGGATAGCACCCTGATCATGCAACTTCTCcgtgacaacctcaccttgtggACCTCTGATATGCAG GATGATGCTGGGGATGAAATGAGGGATGCAAGCAAGCCTGAGGATGAGAACTAG